Part of the Apostichopus japonicus isolate 1M-3 chromosome 18, ASM3797524v1, whole genome shotgun sequence genome, AATAACAAATTGCATTTACTTGTGcagcattaatttgaacaaaaatatagaaaacCGTATTCATAGGCCCGTTCTCAATGTTGGATTCGAGGCACATGAAAAtctcaggtttggatgtagtaacgtttGGGAAATTTCCAAGCGTCGTTTATGAAAATTAGCGGTCGTCTGGTGTTATGTATTAAAGGCGAGCCAGGCGCGGAAAAATCAGGAAccagtgaataaaaatcacgaaAATCCGAACCGGCAGCTAAAGGGAACTAAGACACGGAATACACACATATGTCGCGAGTACTGTATGTACGCCTGTAGCTATAGCTGTGCATGCCTGTGAACAACATTTATTTGTtcatcatttgcatatatagcTGACACAATAGCTAATGTCGCGAGCAAACCGCATGTTCGTTGGTCCGTGTGATAGGGTTAAGATAGGTGTAAGCAGAGCTGAACACCCCGAAATTCGCTCcccttacgtaaaacttctatatatattacacgtggaaaaacacgagtttttacacacataattcccattgacattggtcacggaacataagtaggtcatcgacattcgaacttggcaacttgcccaagttcatcgcaccatgggaacgacccaacagattgaacattatgttacattttcccgccatctggacgccgattgtaaattttggtgtaatatgcaaattatgaatggtactgcccttggttaaaacttaaactattgcgacacatacaaattttgggaaactGTTGTATagaagaaacttttgtatcaaatgtaaagtactgtatggtaggcctactataatttataaaagacggttttcctcaggtgATAAGGAAAAGGGatgtttcggtgaactcgatctctttgtatagtacttggatacttaaaatgaccatgatgtacatgcagtttctatttctctttaagtaagctctacttagcattgtTATCCGTTGTGGATCCGTTGTGGAttttttgacgccagtatttaacggtaggcctaagcatttcttaaattgttgactgagcttcaaaatccattttcaaaaagtctgttttcatgaaggttttataaaatcgacatatagctagggtaggaaaatattaacgaaagttgttctattatacaaacaaaatacatgtttctcgcaCTGAGATCTGAAGGGAAAAAACGGGCGGCAAtcgttcttcttttcatgcgcttatactatagtatagtttggaatatgtggcaacctttacGTGATTTCAGAAATGGCTCCTGTTCTTGGAAAAATGACTCCCAgtcattattcattttcttatattaatgttcttattatgattgtatattattatatttttcatttcactattgGTTATGATACTTCAGGTCCTCGGGAGAAGttagctttacgctaaccgagtTAAATAAATATACGGAGATTTGATCACGGGTGCCAATTTGtatctacggatgcccttaaaataacattcaatGCTAACAGCatcctcctattcttatgaggcgaataGCACATAATATCAATAGGATGGTCGGTGGGAGGTACCTTAGATTATGAAATTGTGTTGCGGGCGCTGAGCGAGTGTATGGAGGGCCCGAATGCccgacattttttattttttatttattcgcatttttatccagggttgcttattcagcaaaagctggtttccaataaggccctgctttttacattcaacgttatacataaaaagtaaaacatagcaatacaaaaacaattaaatgtacagatacaaaacaattaaagctgTAATGTGGAGACAACTACAAAAAcaaatggaaataaaagaattatcaaAAATTGGGCTTGCAAATAATAACTGGAAAGTTTTGGAAACCAACACTATGCTAGTTATTTCAACATGCGCGTTGAAACTTTCAATACCCAAGAGCTGATATAATGTAATAGCTGAACAAAGTCaggaagcaatataaaaaaaatatatattgtaaaaaacagcaaagaagatTCATAATGCAAAAGTTATCATTGTAATCACTCTTTGGTGAAAGGATTGGTGTGCCTacgacatgaaattgaaacacagtAGAAGACTTTCAGTTAATCTCAAATAGTTTTCCATCCAGTTCACATGCATCATGGACTCGCAATAACAtagagaatataattttgcCCTTCAGCTATATGTATTTGCCAGGCATAAAGCTTACACATCAACCTTGTGTTTAACTGCCTTTATATAAGCAATGTAGCAACTTTTCTCTCATCCTAAATCTGTGTTATAGAAACATAGTTACAACTTCTTAAGATAGTTGAGGTCTTGACATGTACAAAGGTGAGTTTTAAATACAAGTCTTCCACTCAACACAGTACATATTAAGAAGTCAATAGTCAGATGATGAAATCATTGCTTGTTATGTCTACAATGAAACAAGCTTAGTTTTGTGCTCAATGCGACCCATCTTTGACGATAAATCTGACACACACAAATGGGCGTCGGAAGGGGTGGTAGGGGAGAGGGCTGTTGCCGCATTGAAAATcaaggaataaaataaaaaccacaTAGTGATAAAAAATATGGATGTTTAGATAGGCTCACTGTACTAAGAGTGGTGTGTGCAGTAAACCAAAGTATAATCTCCTGATCAGTGACGTGCTCCATATAGCAATCTCTgaataatcaaattaatataAGTTTGTACTATACAGATATACGAAGACCGCGAACTAAttgcattattatttattaattgtaTACTTACTCATGAAGAGTAACAATGGGTGTAAATTACAGATTTTCACTTACTTTCCATACTTAGTGTAGTACGCCAGTTGAATTGCCAACTGGAAGAAAATATCAGGATGTATCCTCTGCTCCTTGGGAAAGTTTCGACCAAACAAAGTGAAGAATCCAGGACACGGATCAATTCTCGCTGCCTGTCAAAAAGagcaattaaaaacaaaaccaattgGTAGTAAGTTCATTATCTGAATATGCCTCTGAATCAGACCCATCTAGAACGGAAACCCCAtcatctgcccccccccctcacattTTTAGTTGACAGCCATTTTGTTTAACATAGAAAGCGGTTTGTTGACAGTTTATCATCTTTATTATAAGAACTTGTGTAAGTGAAATTGCCTAAGGAGGATCTTTCATAAGTGCAGATTGGTGAATGCTTTCTATGTTTTGACTGGGGGTGGAgtgaggtgaggtgaggtggGGTGGTAAACGGTTCGGAGGAACTTTACAAAGTAATCGATAAAAGCAATCAAAGCGTGAAGTGAcaggaaaatgaaatatattaatattgcattAGTATGTAGTAAAATGGCGTCACAAGAAAACTAATGAAAGAAATGTGTTTTGGGCTAGGATCATCCGGTTTAGCTAGCATATAACGGGACTGCGGGGACAAAACGCACAAGGACAAATTTCCTACATTTTTCTTGTAAGTTTCAGCTGCATGAACTTTGGCCTCCTCTATCTTGTCATCCAGAGTGAAGATTATTTCTTCCGGTTTGATTTCGTCTGATTGCACATTTGGCGTTCCCTGAATGAGTACAAAACCAAATGAAGTTAGCTAGTTTACATGCATGATTTATCAATTCAATTCATGGTTAGGTACAAGAAATACTGAACAATGTCAATTGTTTAATACTACATTACAATATATTAAAACTTTCAATTAGATTTTAACCCGTAGTTTTTAgttggtgaaaaaaaaacatgatgttTTTCCTTGACCAACAGCTTGGTAGAACTAGGATTCTTTTTACTATAGCTAAAAGTttcaaatgtattgtttttcaaataaatgaagCATAACATTAATTGTTTGTAGTTGTTTACTCGTTATTGTACCTCTCTTGTGAAGTACCGTAGTGTTTACCTACCAGCCAATCTGTCTTTGATGTGATGATAACATTATCGACCCATCGTTCCATTATGGCTGCAACAAACCCGTCATAAGGACAATGCTgcaaaacatgaagaaaaaaagacagcTAAAGTAGGAAAATGAAGGAAATATCCGATCACAGGCCGAGCTTCTTAGAGACATAGAGAGATTTCATTCACATTACTCACAACGATGACATTATTTATTGTAAAAGAAAcggaatattaatatttgttccCAGCTTAACTGTCTCCGCACAATTATAACACGTGTATTATGTATGGACAATCATAGATCAGCCTATGCGTTCACATGATCGTATTCAAACGTTCCTGCGTATTAATCCACATATAATCAAGATTAACCCGTAATCTTGCTGCTCACCCGGCGAAACCAGTGGATGACTAGGAAACATAagctcaagggcggcggaagcacttttaatctgggggggggggggcaccgacatcaaagggcactttgcagaaattcgcttggactgatgcagccttatatttagtagcctttataactcttattgtattatcttatttgcgtatacacatcactccatcaacgccctcaccccccccccccccccttaaaggaaaatactagcactgcaatatccaatgtgcaaattgggaaacaaggaaaaagttttcttttgagacaaaatgaggtgaaatcatgctagttgctaatgtaggaatcttccgaattaaagtttatttcttgtcaatatctgaacaatttttttccattcgaaatagcattgagtttgacccacagaaattcattaaaagtcaggggcgaagccaggatttgcaaagttgtatgcacgactatctgagcggagcgccaccatcggttggcgcggagcgtacaagaaaattttgggttttacagacccctcagatggctggaaacggcccttcccgagtgttcattctggttccctggcctcttgctaacttgagacacctcaatttttatgtagaaaaagggcacatttttaacctgaggaaaagtggggggggcacgtgccccctgtgccccccccccccggttccgccgctcTTGCATAAGCTACCAGCTAACTGGCGGCGCTGTGGGCGTGAAGCAAGTGGCGCATTTTGCGCCTTGGACGAAACTAGAAACTGttgcaaacaagaaaaaaacagacaCCTCCTGGCACCAGAACACGCAGCGccatcgatatatatatatatatatatattccttctcattacgttttcaattatatatatatatatatatatatatatatatatatatatatatatatatatatatatatatatatatatatatatatatatatatatatatatatatatatatatatatatatatacttacgtCTCCTATGCACCCGATACCGCCATTTTCGAAGTAAGCTACTGCTGTTGCCTTATCGAACCACCGGTCATGCGCATTTTTTCCACTCATCGAAACTCGGTATCCCTGAAAAGAAATACATAATGCTTATAAATTATAATGATATCAACACTATCAAGTATGATATGATAATTCAGAACTGTGGCCTCGTGGTTATGTCAACACGTTTCACTATGATATGAGCATATAGTATCAGCTCCATAATGACACAATATTAGCATGGAGTGGTGGTAGCTACATTACGCTGTAAATATCTTACCATGATGTGAGCACGTACGggtacatatttataaactgGGCATGGATCAGTGATTGTGTAGGCTGCataacaggtgcgtatccagggggggcgttgggggcgcgcgccccccgggtaagaaaaagagaagagaaaaaaagagaagaaaaaaggaaaaaagaaaaaaagaggggaaaaaagagaaggaggagaggaaggaagggaaaagaaaaagaagaaagagagaaaaaggagaaaaagagggagtaaaagcaaaacgcgaagacaccgggaagagaaagaagaacagtgacatcattacagcgctgaagggtagccagtgacggatcaatgatttcgtaaaagtgtgacacaccctaccccttacaccgacaactccattttttgacgttttcattttcctctctcacaaatgatctatatatatatatactatatatggtctatcataacgcgtgtgtagaattgtgctatgaaaccaactgtggctggtctcgaactcgaccgtgtcgtcggggaacatgacgcattttgggatgggggcgaccgcccgctcccccccccccattcagcatttttttaaatgatatcgctaagtaatttcaaaatagaaagtgcttagaggcaacttacaaggcctgggaagtgtcatttccagcgatctgggagacattttcggcttcgcccctcccttggcaaattcctcgctacgcacctgttcgaatttgtaacgcaaacagcagatataacatcatatcagtgagcatgaaaatggcgttccaggatgaaaagcctcaaaactgtccgacttgcctgaaaaaataaccaaaaattttcgcgcgcaaggcgcgcgttcaacgtgttcatgtcaatatcatataagcaagcatcggttattacatcgcatgccatcatgtacagtacggtccgttcaaattgcgcagtataccgcgggatgctaatgtaaacaacgacatgtctcatgtagatgtataaaaagcatggaggtccaattatgtcaaaactctcttttacattagtaatggcgaattagggcctgcacccccgccgcgcagtggcggagcgcccatatggtcagggggcggatgcccccctgacggactcgaatggactgctggtgccttttcagctatttaccactttttacttattctagattattgactttttattgcgctctcatctacttattgacatttctcacattttcttggtgtaatttggcgatgacaccttattcttcgtttatctgcaaattagccaggcccggaaagggttatttccggcgatctagggagtatctttactcaaaaattttctgtacgctacgcgccaaccagtggtggcgctccgcttagatagtgtcgaaagcgccccttcagaccattctcgccactcctgaccaatacccctagctccgccactgccgccgcgcctcctacgcctatgtgtgtagtgttcggtttcggaaatatctgctatttttttcatttccttcaaccaagttttataatagccgttataacaggttttaatatttgtacaccaataaattaactgtgtctgaattttcgacaatttctgaccaacattctgcatcacacttccctctactcgtgcaattttgaccggtctgtttaggggttgaaggaagttttttctatattggttgtccatagatgaaattttgtacaacattatgggtatgttttgaagtgagtttattcacgagaaatgtgaattttcaaattctgaacaaatatggggcttaaaaccttgaaaagtggggctgacgggtattgtgggccgggacgtagaatcacctacaaaagcaaagacccacaggagatgcgatcaggtcgaacatgatgtgtgccgggttgacaatcttcaaaaaaggttatggatggaaaaaaaactattaggaaatacttggttcgcaggcaaaaagtgtacatctggttggtcatttcaagcccgagaagtgccgtttccggtgatctggggggtttcaaaacaagaaattttcttgtacgctgcgcgccaactggtGCTGCGTGAAGCCATCCAACAGCTTTCTGAGCTGATTTTTAGAAAGTGTTTAGTATTCTAAACTTGATACCAAAAGAATATATTTGATTCTAGTTCCACTATAGTCAAAGCAATGCTCGGGGTTAGTCCTAACAATTTCTCATCAgtaacattcatttcttataaaCATTTTCTTCTGGTAACAATGTCTGGATAAAGTGTTCAATTTGAACAAAtgcaatcttattttgagtTTAAGGCTCGGTGAAATTGTCGACTTAGcacaaacaatatatttcaatgtttacTGTCCTGCTCGCTTACCTGTCTTGAAGTATGACACGATAGTGTCCTTCGGATCCCCTGGAATGCGCGATGTGCAAAATATACGCTTGTTTTGATTCATTGAGGTAACGGTGCCTTTACGATCACGAAGAATCGGTATTTTCTCACTATGTAAAAATTGgtatgaaaaaaaaggaaagatcaTATTTTGAAGgtgaatgaagaaaacaaatatatattcaacGAAAAAACTACTTCATAGTGCTGCATGTGAAAGTCATACTGATACATACTGATGTATACTGATATAAACTGATACATACTGGTATACATATTGATATATACTAGATGGGACGTACCTTCTGTGAGCAAGAAAGTATTTTGAATATCCATATATACTTTGTGCTGCTCGTTTCAGTTGCGTTCCTTCACCCACTGGCCAGAAGCTATAATTTATTTGTCCATGTGCAATCATGTTACCCATAACGCCCATAGGGCTTCTGTTCTGCAAGTAGGCGGCATTTTCCCACCAAGTTTCCAGCTAAAAAGAAGAATGAATTCAGCAATGTTTGAAAAAGACGAAGGAGGAAAAGAAGTGAATATGTCATTATTCTATTCTGTTACTCCCTCccgaaatccccccccccccactcaaactaAGCTGAAGAAAGTGTACCTCAGTTTGGTTTTCTTTGAACATAAAGTAAATACATTTAGGCATTGGAGAAGAGCGAGTACCTTCTTTTTAATGTAGGTCTACAACGCATGTTGTTTCTGAAACTCTTATGTTcgtattgtatgtatatgtagCTATAGATTGGCAAACCACTTCGATTGGTGAGTCTCTGAGGTTTCATTCCTCAACAGGTACAATAgatacataaatgtataatCAGCACGGAAAAGTTGTTATTAGCTGCCTGTCATTACCAAACTGTTTGTTGACAGTTATACCTtgtacagggggggggggtaggaatcGGAGGGATTGAGTGCGTATTATGACGTacatgaaacagaaaacaatgATATTTGGATTGCTTGACACTCCTTCTGGTTATACACATTTCTAGCGCTGGAATGGTGTGAATCTCTACTCGTAAAAGTGAGTGGGAGTAGCCTcgcttcccctccccttcctgcCCCTACGCTAATGATAACTATACTGTATGAATACAATTGCCTTCAAGCAAATACTTAAAGCCTTGTCATTCCCATTGGGTTATGGTTACTTAAACAACAGTATCTTTCAGTCTTACTTAAAGTTTATTTGTTACGAATTATTAACGTCACTACAGACAGTATTTGCCCACCAAGGTTAATTAGtgatgaagtttgttttatatGCAAACCCGTTTGCTCATGTTTATAACATCGATCAACAGCGTCTGGGTAACTAACAGGTATCAAGATTTCAGGCATCAGGTCTGTAGTGTATATAAGTATTTATAAGTAAGCAATTCAGGAATTATACTATCGATGATTAAAACAAATTGTGTCACTTCCATGCATTCTTCTCTCACAGTTGAGAGCAAAGCTTACTAATGTTACATTGGTTGTTCTACCGCTAATGCATTTattaaatttcttcttcttttatctcATGGCTATATTTATAGCATTAGACAACTTACCCAGTTTCTGCTACCTTTGGCTTTTTCAACCAACTTTTCTTGGAGTTGCTTCCCAACGCCATTTTGAAATTCTTCGATGATTTTCTTGGTCTTCTCGATCTCTTCATGTGTGGCAAAGACTTTCACTGTAGacaattgattgattaattgattgaattGTTGGCTGAGAGGTGTGTTCATAGTTTGATTAATTGAATTGTTGGCTGAGAGGTGTGTTCATCgtttgattaattgattgattgattgaattgttgGCTGAGAGGTGTGTTCATcgtttgattgatcgattgattgattgaattgttgGCTGAGA contains:
- the LOC139959180 gene encoding peroxisomal carnitine O-octanoyltransferase-like — encoded protein: MAHCPYDGFVAAIMERWVDNVIITSKTDWLGTPNVQSDEIKPEEIIFTLDDKIEEAKVHAAETYKKNAARIDPCPGFFTLFGRNFPKEQRIHPDIFFQLAIQLAYYTKYGKHTNPFTKE
- the LOC139959181 gene encoding peroxisomal carnitine O-octanoyltransferase-like encodes the protein MNNNLATERTFGLEDTLPSLPVPELDKTLQKYLDSVKVFATHEEIEKTKKIIEEFQNGVGKQLQEKLVEKAKGSRNWLETWWENAAYLQNRSPMGVMGNMIAHGQINYSFWPVGEGTQLKRAAQSIYGYSKYFLAHRSEKIPILRDRKGTVTSMNQNKRIFCTSRIPGDPKDTIVSYFKTGIPSFDEWKKCA